The DNA segment CGTCCTTATCGAGGCGGCGGCTACGGGGATTCCCCCCGGCCCTATCGCGGCGGCGGTTACGGGGATTCGCCGAGGCCGTACGGCGGCCACGGCTACGGACACGGGCACAAACGGCGCAAGCGGAGCTTCCTCGAAAACCTTTTCGACTGATTCTTCACCGGAATCTCACGCCCAATGCTCGATCTGAAGATCTGTCCTTCCTGCGGCGATCGCGCCGACTTTCCTCAGGTGCGCGACGAACGGCTCGTCTGCGGGGAATGCGGGCACGGGTGGAGTTTCCGGCGATTGCCGCTGTTCGCGGTGACGGGGCCGAGCGCCGGAGGCAAGTCGACGGTCGGCCCCGTGCTCGCCGATCGGCTGCGGGACACCGTGGTGGCCCTCGAACAGGACGTGCTGTGGACCGGTGGGCTGCGTGACGACGTCGAAGGGCATCCGCTGTTCCGGTCGACGTGGTTGCGGATGGCGGCGATGATCGGACAGAGCGGGCGGCCCGTCGTGCTTTGCGGAACGGTCGTCCCCGCCGAGTTCGAGCCGCTGCCGGAGCGAGTGTTCTTCTCGCGAATCCACTACCTCGCGCTTGTCGCGGAACCGGACGTGCTCGCGGCCCGGTTGCGGGCAAGACCGGCGTGGCGGGAATGGGACGAACCGCGCATCGCGGAAATGCTCGCGTTCAACGAGTGGCTGCGTGCCGACGCGGCGACGATGTCGCCGCCCGTCGACCTGCTCGACACCACGGACGCGCCGGTGGCCGACATCGCGTCGAGGGTGACCGAGTGGATCAAGGCTCGCCTGCCGCCCGATCCGCGTGAGCCCACGTAAGCCGTGCGCGATTCCCCCGTCCAGGACGCCGAGATCCGCGTCCGGCCGCGCGAGATCCGCACTCGGGCACCCGAGAGCCCCGCTCGGACCTCCCGCCAACCGGCCTGAGCAACCGGGCCTAAGCGAGCGGCCAGCGCAGTGTGCCGAGCCGGAACTCCTGCCGGTCACCTCTGATGCTGACGGTGAACCGGTCTCGGGCCGGTTTCCCGAGCGCGTACCAGCGTCGGTGCGTGGCCTCGACGGTGTCCCATAGCCTGCGCGGGCCGCCCTGTTCCACAAGGTACTCACCGGCGACCGTCCGGTGGCTTGCCCATGAGCCGTCGGGGTGTGCGAGGTAGCAGGTGTCGCCGCCGCTTGGGTCGGGAAAGGGGACCGTGCCCGGGAGTTCGAGGCTGAGGAAGAACTCGAACGGATGCGCCGGGTCCAGCGTGTCGGCGAGCGACAGTTCGGTCACCGTCGTCGAGGCGACCTCGCGGTCGGCGATGACGGCGGAGACGTCGGGACGCCGGTGCGCGCGCATCGGCATGAATCTGCCGTTGCGCGCGAGTACCCTGCCCTCGCCGTCGTCGCCGGAACCCGCGACGATGCGCACGAGACCGGAGCCGATCGGGCGGTTGAGCGTGGTGAGTACGAGTCCGCCCTCTCTAGTCTGCGCGAGCCAGCTCTTGGGGATGCCGGACACCGCGCAGGTGCACAGCACCCTGTCGTATGGCGCGTCGTCGGGAAATCCGTTGGCGCCGTCGGCGAGTTCGCACCTTGGCCGGTAGTCGAGCGCGTTCAGCGCGGCGCGGGCCGAGGGCAGAAGTACGGGATCGATGTCCACTGTGGATACATTCGCGTCGCCGAGGCGGTCGCACAGCAGCGCGGCGTTGTACCCGGTTCCGGTCCCGATCTCCAGCACCCTGTCGCCTTCGCGCACGCGCAGCTCTTCGAGCATGACGGCCATGATTCCCGGCATGCTCGACGAGCACGTGGGAATGCCGGTCACCGGTCCTTCCTCTCGGGCGGTGAGCCAGCGATGTGGGTCGTCGTCGAGTTGGGTGACGAGAACGATGTCGGAATAGCAGGCGTCGAGCCAGCCTTCGTCGCCTTCCTCCACGGCCACCCAGCGTTGGCCGTCCGGGAGGAAGAACCTCGGAAGGAAGGCGTGCCGGGGAACGCGGCGGAATGCCTCGGCCCACAGCGGGTCGGTCAGCACACCGTCGCGGCGAAGCCTGGCGATGAGGCGCTTGCGTTCGCGGGCGGCGAAACCCATGAGCCCAAGCCTAGTCACACCCGATCGGTGCAAGCAGTGTGCTTGCAAAAGCTAGCACTTGGGCGTACCTTCGAAATTGCCGTGAGGAGGTGGCAAAGCCAGTTGACGGAGACATCGGCTGCCGAGCACGAAGAGGGTGGCTCGGGGCCCATCGACAAGGTTGCCGACCTCGGTCGGGACATCGGGGTCTACATCCGTCAGCAGCGCAACAACGCCAAGATCTCGTTACGGCAGCTGTCGAAACTGGCCGGTGTTTCCAACCCCTACCTGAGTCAGATCGAACGCGGGGTCCGCAAACCGAGCGCGGAGATCCTGCAACAGATCGCCAAGGGGCTGCGAATCTCGGCGGAGGCGCTTTACGTGCAGGCCGGAATTCTCGACCTGCCGAAAGGTGGCCCGGTCGTCGACGCCGTGCGCGCCGACACCGAGCTGTCAGAGCGCCAGAAACAGGTTCTGCTCGACGTGTACGAGTCGTTTCGCCGGGAGAACCGAGCAGCGTCATCCGAGTCATCAGAACCCGAGCCGGAAGCCAAGGAGTAATCATCATGGCGAGCACCACACCAGAGGATGTTCGCAAGGCTGTGAACACTGCCTTCGAGCAGGTCAAGACGTCGTTGCTGGCCGCGCTCGGCGCGGGCAACCTTGCCAGTCAGGCCGTTGCCGACGCCGTGAACAAGGCCAAGGAGCGGGTAACCGAAAGCAGTGAGACGGCACGGAAGAACATCGAGGAACTGCCGTCCGAGGTCGAGAGTTTCCGCGAGAAGCTGGAGCCGACCGAGCTGCGCAAGCTGCTCGACGAGTACACCGACGCGGCGCTGAAGCTCTACCACAAGCTCGCCGAGTCCGGCGAGGAGACGTGGGAGAAGATCCGCACCCAGCCGCAGGTCAAGAAGAGCTTCGACCAGCTCGAAGAGGCTCTGCACGCCGCGCAGGGCAGGGTTGACGGCGTCGCGTCGGACGCGAAGGAGCGGGTCGACGAGGTCTTCACGCGGGTCACCGGCCGCACCAGGGAAGCGGGCGAAGAGGTCGCGACCAAGGTCGAAGACGTCGCTGCCAAGGTCGAGGACGTCGCCAACGAGGTGGCCGACAAGGTCGAGGACGCCGCGCCGAAGGCCACGGAGAAGGACGCGCCGAAGACGGGGACCGCCCGCAAGAGTGGTAGCCCCGCGCGCAAGACCAACGGCTCCGCCGCCAAAACCGACAAGTAGGACACGTGTTCGATCAGTGCCCCGGTCCCGCGACAGCGGCGCCGGGGCACTGTGATCGTCTCGCACTGACGTAGTCTGGGTGAGTGCCGCTCCCTGCGCTATGGATCGTTTGGGCCATCGACTGGGCCGGGACCCTGGTGGGTCTCGTCGCCTTCATCCATGCCCTCACGCAAAGAGCCGACGCCTACACCGCCGCCGATCGCATGACGAAGCCGGTCTGGCTCGCGATCACCGGTGGCTCGACGGCCGCGATGCTCCTGTTCGGTTTCTACGGAGCGGGCATGATCTTCTGGCTGGCCGGGATGGTCGCCTCGCTCGTGTACATCGTCGATGTGCGGCCGAAGCTCATCGACGTGCAGCGCGGCGGTCAGAGCTGGTAGCACCTTGAGTACGGTGGCGGTGTGAGCACCTGGAGTATCGCGGGAACACTGCCGGTCGAACCTGCCGCTGCCCGGCCTGACCTGGTCGCCGAGCCGGTGGCGAAGGCACTCGCCGGTGTCACCGCGCCAGTGGGCATCGCCGAAATCGATCCTGACCTCGCCGACACCGCGGAGTTCTGCTCGGCATACGGCTCGCCGCTTTCGGCTTCGGCCAACTGCGTCGTCGTCGCCGGTAAGCGCGGGGGCGAGGTCAAGTACGCGGCGGTCATGATCCTCGCTACCACCCGTGCCGACGTCAACAACGTGGTCAGGCGCAGGCTCGATGTGAGGAAGGCGTCGTTCGCGCCCATGGTCGAGGCCGTCGAACTGACCGCGATGGAGTACGGCGGCATCACTCCGATCGGGTTGCCCGATGGCTGGCCGATCCTGGTCGACAAGGCGGTCGCCGACTCACCCGAACTGGTGGTGGGCAGCGGTGTCCGGGGCAGCAAACTGCTGGTTACCGGCGCGTTCCTGGCTTCACTTCCCGGTGCCGAGGTGATTGAAGGGCTTGCCACCGAGGCAATCTAGGACACTGCCTTCCTCTGTTCACGACGAAATCTTGACGACAACGGGAGAGCGCATGGGAAAGGTCACGGCAACGGCGGAGCGCACCATCGACGCACCGGCGGACAGGGTGCGCGGTCTTGTCGCCGACTACTCGGAGGCACGGCCGAAGATCCTCACCGAGCAGTACCGCGACTACGAGGTCACCGAGGGCGGCAAGGGTGCTGGCACCGTAGCCAAGTGGAAGCTTCAGGCGACCTCGAAACGGGTGAGGGACGTGGCGGCCACCGTGACGGAACCCGAACCGGGAACGCTCGTCGAGACCGACGCGAACTCCAGCATGGTCACGACGTGGACGGTGAGGGAGGCCGGTGACGGCGGCAAGCGCAGCCTGGTGAGGGTCGAAACGAGCTGGGACGGCGCGGGCGGCATCGGCGGTTTCTTCGAGAAGACGTTCGCGCCCGGCGGGTTGAAGCGCATCTACGACGGCGTGCTCGCCAAACTGGAGGAGCAGGCGAGGGTTTCGTCATGAAGGCAACCGAGGTCAGGCTCGCCTCCCGGCCGCACGGAGAGCCGACGCCGGACAACTTCGACATCGTGGATGTCGAGGTTCCCAGCGCGGGCGAGGGACAGATGCTCGTGCGCAACACGTGGATCTCGGTCGATCCCTACATGCGCGGCCGGATGAGTTCGGCCAAGTCGTACGCGGCGCCTTACGAGGTCGGCAAGGTCATGCACGGCGGGGCGCTCGGCGAGGTCGTCGAGTCCAAGGCGGACGGATTCGCCGAGGGCGACATCGTGTTGCACGGCCTCGGCTGGAGGACGCACGCGGTGCTCGACGCCAACCAGGCGACCGTCGTCGATCCCGACGCGGCACCGGTGACGGCCTACCTCGGCGTGCTGGGCATGACCGGGCTCACCGCGTACGCGGGCCTTGTCGATGTTGCTCTGCAAGCACCGGGCGACACCGTGTTCGTCTCAGGTGCCGCTGGCGCGGTCGGTTCGGTCGTCGGCCAGCTCGCGAAGCGCAGGGGCGCGGCCAAAGTCATCGGCAGCGCCGGTTCCGACGACAAGGTCAGGTGGCTCGTCGACGAACTCGGCTTCGACGCTGCCTTCAACTACAAGCACGCCCCGGTCGCCGAACAGCTTGCCGCCGCGGCAACCGATGGTGTCGACGTCTACTTCGACAACGTCGGCGGCGACCACCTCGAAGCCGCGATCGACTCGCTCAATCTGCACGGCCGGATCG comes from the Prauserella marina genome and includes:
- a CDS encoding DUF2516 family protein, with amino-acid sequence MPLPALWIVWAIDWAGTLVGLVAFIHALTQRADAYTAADRMTKPVWLAITGGSTAAMLLFGFYGAGMIFWLAGMVASLVYIVDVRPKLIDVQRGGQSW
- the tgmC gene encoding ATP-grasp peptide maturase system methyltransferase; its protein translation is MGFAARERKRLIARLRRDGVLTDPLWAEAFRRVPRHAFLPRFFLPDGQRWVAVEEGDEGWLDACYSDIVLVTQLDDDPHRWLTAREEGPVTGIPTCSSSMPGIMAVMLEELRVREGDRVLEIGTGTGYNAALLCDRLGDANVSTVDIDPVLLPSARAALNALDYRPRCELADGANGFPDDAPYDRVLCTCAVSGIPKSWLAQTREGGLVLTTLNRPIGSGLVRIVAGSGDDGEGRVLARNGRFMPMRAHRRPDVSAVIADREVASTTVTELSLADTLDPAHPFEFFLSLELPGTVPFPDPSGGDTCYLAHPDGSWASHRTVAGEYLVEQGGPRRLWDTVEATHRRWYALGKPARDRFTVSIRGDRQEFRLGTLRWPLA
- a CDS encoding NADP-dependent oxidoreductase, with protein sequence MKATEVRLASRPHGEPTPDNFDIVDVEVPSAGEGQMLVRNTWISVDPYMRGRMSSAKSYAAPYEVGKVMHGGALGEVVESKADGFAEGDIVLHGLGWRTHAVLDANQATVVDPDAAPVTAYLGVLGMTGLTAYAGLVDVALQAPGDTVFVSGAAGAVGSVVGQLAKRRGAAKVIGSAGSDDKVRWLVDELGFDAAFNYKHAPVAEQLAAAATDGVDVYFDNVGGDHLEAAIDSLNLHGRIAVCGMISQYNLTEPGAAPRNLAQIIAKRFTMRGFLVADHVDARPRFLAEVAPLVAEGKLKYSETVVDGIRQAPQAFLDLMIGANTGKMLVRL
- a CDS encoding helix-turn-helix domain-containing protein encodes the protein MTETSAAEHEEGGSGPIDKVADLGRDIGVYIRQQRNNAKISLRQLSKLAGVSNPYLSQIERGVRKPSAEILQQIAKGLRISAEALYVQAGILDLPKGGPVVDAVRADTELSERQKQVLLDVYESFRRENRAASSESSEPEPEAKE
- a CDS encoding YbaK/EbsC family protein; protein product: MSTWSIAGTLPVEPAAARPDLVAEPVAKALAGVTAPVGIAEIDPDLADTAEFCSAYGSPLSASANCVVVAGKRGGEVKYAAVMILATTRADVNNVVRRRLDVRKASFAPMVEAVELTAMEYGGITPIGLPDGWPILVDKAVADSPELVVGSGVRGSKLLVTGAFLASLPGAEVIEGLATEAI
- a CDS encoding AAA family ATPase; amino-acid sequence: MLDLKICPSCGDRADFPQVRDERLVCGECGHGWSFRRLPLFAVTGPSAGGKSTVGPVLADRLRDTVVALEQDVLWTGGLRDDVEGHPLFRSTWLRMAAMIGQSGRPVVLCGTVVPAEFEPLPERVFFSRIHYLALVAEPDVLAARLRARPAWREWDEPRIAEMLAFNEWLRADAATMSPPVDLLDTTDAPVADIASRVTEWIKARLPPDPREPT
- a CDS encoding SRPBCC family protein → MGKVTATAERTIDAPADRVRGLVADYSEARPKILTEQYRDYEVTEGGKGAGTVAKWKLQATSKRVRDVAATVTEPEPGTLVETDANSSMVTTWTVREAGDGGKRSLVRVETSWDGAGGIGGFFEKTFAPGGLKRIYDGVLAKLEEQARVSS